From the genome of Magnolia sinica isolate HGM2019 chromosome 12, MsV1, whole genome shotgun sequence:
GCTGCCTCCATTGAAATCAATGGATACCAGATGGCCTGACTCGATGTATCGGTGTGGCCCCACGGAAATAGTGGATTTTTAACCAAGGTTGCAAAACCTGGATGGTCATGCTCATGAGGCAGGCTACCTTTCGAATCAATGGTTAACAGATGATCGGTTTCAATGCATGTGTGGCCatatcagcttgactcggccgaTCCTGGAATGACATGCCCTGAACCCTAAACGCTAGCTGTTCTATTTTCTTATAAGTGAGACTAATGAAATTCTTAGAAACGATGCTTACCAACAGTAGTAGTTGGAGGTGATGGAGCGGCTGGTGCAACCGCAGCTGGAGACGCAAAAAAGCGGGCGATCTCGAACCTCAAAACACAATTTGCACCGAGAACTCGGCCCCCTATCTTTCCATCACAGCACTTCGGAATCTTAGAAATAGCATCTTGCAAGCACGCGTTGCAGTCGTCATTAGTTAAATCCTGGGTGCACTGCACAAGTCCATATATTGTCTGATTGATCGTAGAATTAGCTTCTCCAGTTGCAAACTTCCGAACCAAAGGATCGAACGCAGCCACAGAAGAAATATTCTTCATCAAACGGTTCAGTGTCGATTTAAACTGCTGAGGGTCCGATGCATCCGCCACATTCGATAAAAACACATCTATAGAATTATATGTGGGATCGTATACAGATCTGAATCTGCGGTCTGAGTAACGCAACGTACAGTAATCATACCATATGACTGCATCTGTTGTCATGCCGCACTTCTGTTTGATTTCTTGACTGGCCTGGTTGACGCAGGTGCTGCAGAGGTCAGTAGTGATGTCCCCTCTGCAGAGGTAGAGACCATAGGCGATTGCAGGATCGTCGCCCTTGTTGTCGTAGAAGTATGTGTAGAAGCGAGCGTTGGAACTTAGAACGGAAAGTACCTGGTTGAGATTAGTTCCGAAGGGGCTGTTAGCAGTATAATTAGCTCTATTTGAACAGATTCGATTGAGATATTGGGCATGAGAAAGGGTAGGGAAGAGTAGAAGAAGAAAGTAAGTTAGATGGAGGAGGAAATCCAACGGCTTCGATTGGAAGTTATGCATCTCTTATTTGTTGGTTTGTATGGAGAGAGAAGAGTGTATGAAATCTGAGTGCAGGGAAACTTCGGTTTCAAAACTCATTTGGCATGGacgaggaagcggattggatggtgtaccacacaccaccaatgtggctggtgtgttgacgtcaccaatttctgtgAGTCCCATCGTGAGGTATACATGAGTGCTTTGGAAACCGTTTAGCTTGTCGTAagtttgagccgaaaaataagatggatccaaaaatcaagtggaccacaaattaaaaggcagtggaggattcaacgcctgccattgaaactcttttgggggtCATggtaattttggatcaatatgatatttattttttctctacatccaggtatttgtgaccttatgaatacattggatggaaagtaaacattacggtgggcctcaaaATGTTCTAACTATGAGAattattgtccccactgctatttgtggtgttgttcacttgagtcttggaaattactcatttttgaaTCAAAATCCGAAaggatctcgcaaaatggatgaaaggtatagatataataaatatatcaatttggggccatgtaactctgatctcctttgaactgttcctACAACTCGGATCTCTCGACCATCAGCACTAGTCTTGGCACGACACCTACCCACACCAGGTAAGTTGCTGGtgtttggtacaccagccaatccgcttccatggagGACGTCTTGCCTATGTGTGTCCCCTCCCGTTCTTTCTGCATGTGATGTCAAACAGGACCCACATGAATAAACCATCGAATTAatggtttttattattattatttttttttttaccaaaaccGCCCCATCCTATTAGGGCTGTCGACGGACGGGCTTGTGGTTGGTCTTGCCCAGGATTTTGAACTAGGTCCtattaaaaattctaattttgcAGGTTCAgccctggcccattgacacccctacatcCTCGAGTCTTTACATGTTTTTTCCGACCATTTAGTTAAGCAAGTATTATACTTCAAGAAAAGAGGTATGATTCTATTGTTTGCACCGCTCATCATACTTATACATAAAGATTGGGTGCAAATTTGATCCAAAATGAGATGTCTCTTTCTTGTTCCTAGAAGAAAACAATGATAGAAATTTTTATTATGAAGATTATCCAGGAAAAAGTCTACCAAATCAAAAcgggcactaccaaaaaaatgagctatatagctacggatttaatccatgctATAGACTACGACCCACTGTTGGACTTTTATAAGTTGACGGTTTCATAAgggtctttgtggggcccattgtaatgtatttgttttatctaagccgtccatctgttttgatatcGTATTTaagtgtatgagcccaaaaaaggaggcatattgaagcctcaagtggaccacacaattgtaAACACGGAAAATTATGTGCATATTGTTGAAAGTTATTTTggagtggtgtggttgacttgggcattcaatctgcctcatttttggtttcatatccTATTCATGGTTGCCTAAATGAATGGACtacgtggataagacacatccatcatggtggcccccacaaagcCCCTGAGATCAACGTCCAAAATAATATCCCAAGCATTggcttggaagcggattggctgctatCGTACACACCTCGTGatttggtgtgttgacgtcaccaagttctgtgggtcccatcatgacttATGAGCTATATCCAAATCGTCTGTCAACTTGGCGACCTCATCGtaatgcttgagacaaaaaataagacaaatcaaaaaatcaagtggaccacactgtataaagcagtggaggattgaacggctgtcattgaaaccctttaggtgGTCATGGAAATTTTGGATTCACATGATTCGGCCGCCTaaaccctccctctccctctcgctccaaaagccaaaaaaaaaaaaaaaccctctctccctctcgctctctcgTGCTCCCTCGctgtctccttctccctcttgcTCTCTCATGCTCCCTCTCTCAATCTAGCTGCCACTCTCCTTGTGGATAGAAGGTTTCATCCTATCAGGTAAAAACAAAGGGTTTCTTCCCATCTCGCTGCCACTCTCCTTGTGGACGGAAGGTTTCTTCTCGTCAGGTAAAAACAAAGAGTTTCTTCCCGTCATCCCCTCATCGTCcttggtatctctctctctctctctctcaaatattaAATGTCCAAACCCTATTCTGTGGTCATCAACGAtgaagagaatagaagaaatcTGAGAAGGCACTtgaaggtactctctctttctctctattttcctctTTTGATGGCCAGAAATTGAGTAGCATCCATGGCAGCGGTAGCCATGTCCGCCGCTGTCCACGGccccctacatgtttgaagaaatgcttcaaccacgATTGGTAAATAAATAGGCCCTCCCGAATCGGCTTTTGTGTGATAGTCAGTCATGAGCTTTTTCATTACTGCTTTAAGTTCATCTAGCTCTTTACAAACTTCATCCATTTCCAAGGCTTCTTTCTGTTGATTTTATGTATTTCTGCTTGTAAATGAAGAAAACAAATCAGACAAGATATCAACATAGAGCTATAGATTTAAGATTCCGCAAGGTGGAGAGGTTTGCAAATCCAACACTGAATGATACAGCTCCAATACACACCACCACATGCACCAATATGGTACACTCGACGAGATCCAGGCTGCccatcaagtggagcccaccatgtagATGCCCCACGCTTGAAATCAGGCCATTCGCTCATTAGGCAGGCCATaatgttagaaaaaaaatgaatagttTAGAAAATTTTGGGCAAATGTTTTTTTGGGCTTCTATTGGTTtggtagatgtggcccacctggtgagtcATGTGGCCTGATCTTAAGGCAAGGGTAGCTGGGTGTTTGGGCCAAGCTGATGGACTGCTCAAGTGTTCTAGAAACAAACTCCTAAGTGTTGTATGTTTTTTCTTTACTCAACCAAGCATCATATAATAACTCAATCCAACAAGGGATAGAGAATGACATCATTCATGCATCACATGGCGGTTTTAAATAGCGCCTTTGGGGTAAGACCCGACAGGAAATGGAAACTAGTATGACTCGCCCTGAGTCGTTCTGTTTCAGTCACATTTCCATCTACTGACTTCTTTTACTTGCCACCAAAACCAAGACGGCtcgaccgagttgactcggttccaTATGATAGGAGTGGCCTGCTGTTTAGTTGGGCCCTCCCGAATCGTCATATTGTATACTTGTCCGTATCAATATAtaacatttataaaaaaaaaattaaaaaaaaaaaaaaaaaaaaaaaagagagacaaaaTCACACTTGACATAATTATACACAGGTATTCCATAGAAAAACTATGTATGCTTTCTTTAACTAAATAATGATGTGCTTGTCATCTATCCGTATATTATCTTAGAGTCCTGATAGGGTTAATCGTTGTAGGAATTTGGTTCCTACTCCCAATACATGTAGGTGTGGCAACATGTATGAGTTTGgggcattcatcaagtggacccctcCATGcagccaaaaatcaggttgatgagGTCTCTAGTGGGTCTCATGTAGAAAAAAGATGGATGATTAAAGGAACTGGAAACAATCCACATTTGGCGTACATCTGTGTGCCAATTTATGATTAGAACAacctacttatttatttattttattttatttaagcaGTAGAACTTATTGTATGATATCTTGAATactaattgatttatttttattattttttgtaggtTGTAGATAGAAATGGATGATGACTAAATGggtggattttttttattaagtatttggaACTAAATGGTTTCAGACTTTTGGATTGAGTTAGACACATCTAAACGGtttatttttatcttagtttAATCATAGAGGGCACATCTAAACTCATTTAATTTCTTTAATTTAATCTCTTCTGTTTTATTTATGGTAGTTTTATTTACTGTAGTCTAGATATCATCATCAATCAGCCAGTTTTGACCATCCAACCAATGTTTACTCACATTAAAGTTCACAACTATGAGAGGTGGGTCCACAGTTATAGACATCCATTACTCTGTTTTGAAATTTGCACAATACACTTGAGCTCATCCAATTGCAGGGCAGCACACACAAGGAACCTTCAGGTTCTATTTATGAACACAGGATGCATTTTGAAAAGGATAAAGCATTAGCTCGACGATTCCAGCCTGTGTTGATTGGTGAGTAAATTTGCATacaagtcttaggctccatttggtcatcacatcaatctttatgaatataatttttttctcaaaccaaatggagcttgaGCCATTTTTTAACTCTGCAAATGCAACTTCTTGCATTGTAGGTCCCAAGCCCAAGTAAAGGAGGCCGAAAAGGGCGTTAAGGTGAGTTGTGTCCTTGTCTTCCATTGTATTTTACATACAACGTTAATACACACAAAATAATCCATGAGCTGACTCTCTTTTACATGTTGAGATCAATCCAAGGCCATGACAATGCCAAGAACAACCACCTAGTGACTTCTCTATTGCTTAGTTCTGGTTTCTGGTGCGACTACTTTTTATCCATGGGCACTAGTGCTATAAGAGGATTACCCAAATGGTAAGAACTACAGaatcccttctttctctttccttttcttaaaagaaaaagtATAGTACAATGCTTCTAGGTTCTTACATATATTCCCTTCTTCCATGTTAGGGGCCTATTGTTACCACAATTCGAGCTTTACTGACACCTCATCCAATGAAGGAACTTCGAGTAAAGGTGAGTAGTCCCACCTTTTATTTTGTGATATATTGTATGGTCCATGTGACATTTCCCCAAAAACATTTATATGTTTTTATACTCCAACAATAAACTACATCATTCCACCTGATCTTTATTGAAGAAGAACTAAAATTTACAGCCATTCAGGCAGGCCCCAACAAAAAGGTTTCGGGCACTGCCTATCATATAGGACAGCTACACTTGGCTATACAGGAAAATAGAACAGAAGCCAAATCTGGTGGGTCCTGCCTATCATATAGGACAGCTACTCATCACATGCATATGTTGAGTCAGCTACACTTGACTTATCATATGCATGTGAGTCATTTCTTGTGATTTCATGATAGAGTTCACCCTTTTGAGGACTCACATCTTCCACAAAAGTGACACATAAGAGGAAAATAGAAATGTTAAATGTTTAGTGCATTTGACATTTTTCTAACAATAGCAACAACTATAGCAATGTGACAATTTTGTTGTTCTAATTTGGAGGTGGTATTGATTCTAGCacattttttttttgctatttaatCGTGTTCATGTAGTGGACAAGATTGAAGACAAGTATGCAGTGACTGTACTTGCATTGACTGTAGCCATCGGTTGTGGGGTTCGACAGGTTTGATCTCGGTGAGGACATGTGTCAATGCCCTTGTTCAATGTCACAGTTTATTTTCTCCTATtgcaaaaaaattataaaagaaaaaaaatctttttattaCTGACAAAGCCTGTAATTTATTTGTATGAGTTCATATCTAAATccttctcatttcattttttagAGAAATGCTTTAGTGCTTGCAGAGAGCCTTATAAGTTATAAGTGCTTCTACTTGTAGTGGTTGACAGTGATCAATTGAACTATCCATTAAGTCCATGACACTTTTTCATGGGCTACTAAAATGGGATGATCCAATCAATCCTTGATTTGACCTTATTTTATATAACCATCCTTTTTTCCAAGCTATGGATGATTTTGATCATATGATGTCCAGCACATGAATCATAAGCAATCAACAATGATGATTAACACTGATTAGTTTTGTGTAAATGATGTCGAttgtccatattaaaggccattgatcaaatggttgtgTATTGGTTGAATTATGCGACCAATACACaaccggattgtgagatacgtccatgggttggttggctaaagtagctcgttctaccccaaaatcatatattttacgtcagataactcattctggattgcgagatacgcccgatccaAGGTCCGATGGTCCAAATCACTACtatcgtcaaccgggccttttttaatccatcttggccatgaaactgtccgcgacctgctctacattagtcccctccacttcaaaagaactcgtcctggaGTTCTCATCCAACGCTGGTTCataatactcggtcaggtccgggacgttgaaagtccgtgagattgccatgtcatctaaaagattaacaacataagcattgtcattaatCTTCGGATGATtcgtaccggtccaatctttttattcttcaatttgttgtacgttccggtcgaaaatcgttctttgcgcagatggaccattacttggtcgcccacctcgaacactttttgtcgccgatgtttGTCCGTTTACTCATTCTACTTTTCATTCGAGGCATATAACTTGttttgtacctccgcatgaatgcccatgatcttatcaaccatatgttctgctgcaatgctcatgcctgggagcttgggtagAGGTACCAAGTTTAGTGTGTGgtgaggtactcgtccataaataacttggaacggAGATTTTCcggtcgagcggttcaccatgttgttgaatgcaaactccacttgagacaaggtcaaatcccactgcttcagtttttctcctgaaatccaTCAAAGGAGGTTACCCAACGCGTGATTCACagcctcagtttgaccgtcaatctgtgggtggtaagcactgctgaactgaagtcgtgtatcgaatcgagtccacaaagtctacCAAAAATGGCTCataaacttcgtgtcacggtcagaagtaatagtcttgggaaccccgtgtagccgcataaTTTCTTTAAAGAagagattcgccacgtgtgttgcatcgagagtcaacttgcatggaataaagtgcgccatcttggagaaacgatctactaccacgaacactgaatcaatgccgcgttgtgttcataGGAGACCAatcacgaagtccatagataaatccttccAAGGGctgtcaggcacgggtaacggggtgtaaaggctcgtattatgagattgccccttagaggtctgacaaatataacaacgttgaactgcctttcccacatcacatacCAATTATAGTCaataataccgttcttccacaagagctcgcgtcttgtctcgccgaAGGTGTCCACTGAGGTCACCTCTatatagctcttggattatctgttcccttagcgaactgtttgggatgcacagtcgatttcccaTGAAAAGGAACcctcttgcatatgtaagtcaccgaggtgaccttcttggcatctaacccatgcgtccttgaagtcgccgtcatcggcatatatgtctttgaggcgctcgaacccgacaacctcattactcatagtgactaacaaagttgcacggcgactcagtgcatcagctaccttgtttTGTTGccatgacttatgttttagtacgaacgtgaattcctgcaaaaatgagatccatctagcatgcacacagttaatgttagcttgattattaatgaatttgagagcttgatggtccatgtaaagtatgaattctctttgaatcaaataatgtcaccAGTGCCGCAGTACCTAGATCACCGCGTATAattcgatctcatatgtaaaccacttcttgcgtgcatcgctaagtttctcactgtagaaggccaCCGGCTTAtattcttgagacaaaactcacCCAATTCCGACACATGAGGAATCACATTTGACTTCAAAAAGTTTGTCAAAGTTGGGAACCGGGGTTATGGACAACTTACACTTAATTTCAGCAAATTAAGCTCCTGTTGACTTCGTCAGTCTACTGAACCTGCCCATTCTTCTTGCAATCTGTGAttagtgacacaatggtactaaaATTCTTCACGAACCAGTGATAGAATGTCACCATTCCATAAAAACTttacacttcgtgaatatttgtgggaaccggccattctctgattgccttcaccttctcCTCATCTACCCGAATGCCCATAGATGTtactacaaaaataaaaaataataggctatcagtcatgaagctacactttttaaaattgagatacagtttatttttagtaagcacttgaaggaccttcttgaggtgtatatcaaaatatcatcaaagtaAACCACAACAAAccacccaatgaaaggtttcagaacttggttcatcaatctcataaatgtgttaggcgcattcgaaagaccgaagggcatgaccatccatttgtataatccttccttggtcttaatgGCCGTTTTTTACTCATCACCCGActgtattcgaatctgatggtagccgctcctttggtccaatttagagaatatttttacaccctctagcatgtccagtatgtcgtccaaccatggtataggaaacctagattttatggtgattttgttgatggcttggctgtcgacacacatgcgccaactcccatctttctttggagttaatagagctggtacagctcatggactcatgctctcttgaataagacccttatggatcaactcctctacttgtccctgcagaatcctGCACTCATTCAGACTCATTCAATAAtgaggacgattaggtaaactggacctatggacaaagtcgatatgatgttggatatcccgcattgGGGGTAaccatcgggaaggtcattggGCCAGATTTTCTTGAATTCATATAGTAGGGgtcttagtctttcagggatgatggtaggctcgagttcttccccttttacaattaatatataagtctgtcctgtttctttggattcttctatgaagtcccgtatggttaagagaaaacgaccctccattttagaagttttaggtgGTTCCTCTAGATCCATAggagccaatatggtcttccggccatccttgatgaagatatatatgttatctcgccctttatgagtggcgtcatggTCAGATTGCCAAGGCTGAccaagtagtatgtgacatgcttccatatcaaccacatcacatactacttcatctttataatgtttaccaattgaaaaggatatggtgcactgttcagttacctttgtttcgctgaccttcttgatccaaccgattgtatatggagagggatgatgctccgttttcaattgcagTTTTTGCACTATGACGTTAGAGATGATGTTCTCGTTGCTCCCgctatcaatgatcacgtcacaaacctttcgatttaccgtacacctagtgcggaagatgttatgccactgtagatgcacttcttttcttggcgcatataatagccgcctcacgacgagcgactcgccgtgatcttgctgaatccaacctgaatcatctacCTCGTCCttggtggtatgctcctgttctttaatatctggatcttcataagcgttatcagtactaccatcattgatggtgaggtttgccacttttcgctgtagacaagtatttgataggtggcctggttggccacaacgacAACAGTTAttgggccttggccgagcataggggttcaggATTTTatttggaccagcagcagtcgatatgaccatttggggtctagcttgcccacttccccGATCTcagttctcaaacgtaggaggttgagtgcgtacTCCTACGAGCTCCTTGCCCTTAAGCTGTACAGTTCCttggggcagacctgccacagggatctttgtagtaggataggtccgtgtgttaaaacattcaagttgcgcttctgcccgagtagtcaacttgatcgcatcattcatcatccaaacagACTGCACCTGGACCCGATCCTAGATAGCCATATGCAATTTACTATTGAATCAGGCAACTtactgcgattcagtctcgaccaaatcgttacgtgcCGCCACGCgttaaaattcttctgcgtattctctcatcgATCGACTACCCTATCaccaattttggtattgttggaataatatctgaTTGTAATCGTTAGGGAGGAATTGAGcatgtagtagctgcttcatccgctatCAGGTGCGGATTGGTACTTTCATCTGCCTGGTTCGCatgagttgcagttgttcccactaaGCTGAAGCTCTTCCTTTCAgcttgtaggccacaagtttgaccttctttgcttcagggatgtccatatagtcaaaaaatcactcaacttcagaaagccaatcgaggaaatccttaatgtgtagttggccattgaagctaagaATATCAACTCGCATCTTAAATTCTCGATCCGTCTTAAATTCTCGATCCGtttgatctactcgatcgccaccttgtctggggtgttggaagattatgtcatcgatttcctcctcactggagcccccttcctcaggaatgacccttagatgcactgccggtactatcaTGCGATCAGGATGATTATGAGTTTTAGCAATtggcggtggaggattaccaccaggaacacggagtttcCTTAGGTTTTtcaccaagagatccgctataCGGTTGATGGAAGCCTACATCCCTTgtatggcttgccgattctctcgttacgctacttcgaaagctgccgctgtTAAAGGTAAATTTCTTGGAGCACCGTTCATGAGATTGTTGCCTGACCCattgttagaagccatcaatctgaGGAGaaacctcactttgataccaaactgacgcaggggaggacgtgaggtcgagcaccgtcttcctcaagagggtaactattctgaatccacggaacttctctagactcctcacagagtcttcttgaatccacgaggaaataaagcaaaaaatagaaataaattctaataaattcgaaattgattaatgaatgaataaaaatgagttcaaaaccctttaaataggggtactaagcaatggaaaagaaatcagaatcaaactacaactaaaactcctagaattcgcgacttactataaatagtaaacttactatttatagacggtcgtgatgtctactagtgcgcaaggtttttggccaaaaatagtaagtgtcctatttggcttcaccaaaccgttctcctaattattctaagctcttttcacgttgggcgtaactcctaaagcccgacggatgaagagttataatcaaactaaaacttcctatttatagtaaaaacaaaattaaaacaaggaaacgaccgtcgatcaagggttTCGCAATTCTAGGCTGCATAACCCAGCATAGCGGCTTGGTTATTAAAGTAGCCTGCctaccccaaaaatcatatattttatgtcgaTAACTCTTTCGGATTATTAGTTTCGACTCCAttctggtcatagtgacattccttttgcctattttatggaATGTAtaggctactcatatgttagtcgatatgcctgttgatgaagcatcaatccatcatctgatcttcaacaatataaatattaataaaatgaagttggatctgcttcctgaacaaggtggtggtggtggtggtcctgaaaaagctggtgttgacattaatatggatgacatttttgaggaactggattctgactcagcaaatgatccagattttgtaccatctgatgttgatgcacgtctgagtgcattagagggtaaagttgagaatataaatgttaagttggaaaacatgtttgttgctcatgatttgcaattcaagtacatgcgcaaatatctcaggcgcttgaacaaaggcatgcaccaacttgatccctctatttcTGCTccgtcttcaagttctagttctgactagtttttatgagacttctggtctgtaataaccttataacttagcacttgggtgatttagagttggattttatttatgttttatgctggatatttgttcttgatgtaatatttatgctggatatatgtgatgctttcttgagtatctctatgactcttttactatactctcttacttcctcatgtttcctctcatgacttcctttatttagttctcctttgtcatattgtgacaaaaagggggagaatggtttgttcttaatgtgattgtgagaggagtagcattggttatgttactcagggggagtcagggggagtatatgtttgatcttgttgaatgaaactggttgaatgttgaatattgaatattgatttgcaggtattaaccagctgttttacttttgtttatcttagttatgtattttgtcactaatttgacaaatggggagattgtaagtgctatagtttttatccctgtctgttgtcaaatttgtagtaccaaaatcactgttatgttatatataacttgcataagtgacgctctctcaaggatcaacattcatgaacaagcaaagctcacaagacaagactcaagctgcaagacttcaagaagagtacaaggcagaactcaagaccctttcaagattgagctacttgaagatttcaagattgatctatattaagacttcaaggctcatacttcaaggtcaatagttccgaatgtttcaatgtcctttacttcatgattgaggtttgattgaccataggttgaccttagaagtaggtcatttcggatacataaaccgaatgtttattttacatgtgattgagtACATTCTTGACTAGTCCtcgccttcttcgactagtctgaacttgcttcgaccgatctaagaaattcctggatcgatcgtaagtttgttacaaattcggataaaatcattaggct
Proteins encoded in this window:
- the LOC131220198 gene encoding cysteine-rich receptor-like protein kinase 25, translated to MHNFQSKPLDFLLHLTYFLLLLFPTLSHAQYLNRICSNRANYTANSPFGTNLNQVLSVLSSNARFYTYFYDNKGDDPAIAYGLYLCRGDITTDLCSTCVNQASQEIKQKCGMTTDAVIWYDYCTLRYSDRRFRSVYDPTYNSIDVFLSNVADASDPQQFKSTLNRLMKNISSVAAFDPLVRKFATGEANSTINQTIYGLVQCTQDLTNDDCNACLQDAISKIPKCCDGKIGGRVLGANCVLRFEIARFFASPAAVAPAAPSPPTTTVGKHRF